From Ramlibacter tataouinensis, the proteins below share one genomic window:
- a CDS encoding DUF1801 domain-containing protein, translated as MPSCAMSHKKTAAKDLPAERAAPKASASKSKRPTAAQQPTLLAGGNPQIAKADGDAPVQAYIAAMPGWKSEVGNHLDALIVRTVPGVRKAVKWNSPFYGVEGQGWFLNFHCFTKYVKVAFFRGASLRPVPPGESRHKEVRYLDIHEDDPLDEAQLASWIRQAAALPGWSP; from the coding sequence AAAAGACCGCGGCCAAGGACCTGCCAGCGGAGCGTGCCGCGCCCAAGGCCAGCGCAAGCAAAAGCAAGCGCCCCACGGCGGCCCAGCAGCCAACCCTGCTGGCCGGCGGCAACCCCCAGATCGCCAAGGCCGACGGCGACGCTCCCGTGCAGGCCTACATCGCCGCCATGCCGGGATGGAAAAGCGAAGTCGGAAACCACCTCGACGCGCTGATCGTGCGCACCGTGCCCGGCGTGCGCAAGGCGGTTAAGTGGAACTCGCCCTTCTACGGCGTCGAGGGGCAGGGCTGGTTCCTCAACTTCCATTGCTTCACGAAGTACGTCAAGGTGGCGTTCTTTCGCGGCGCGTCGCTGCGACCGGTTCCGCCCGGCGAGTCCAGGCACAAGGAGGTGCGCTACCTCGACATCCACGAGGATGACCCGCTCGACGAGGCGCAGCTGGCATCGTGGATCCGGCAGGCGGCCGCCCTGCCGGGCTGGTCTCCCTAG